Within the Deltaproteobacteria bacterium genome, the region GACGGGGCGGCGGTGCTCCGGGGGAACCGGATCGCGGCGGCGGGGGTGATTCTGCCGATCCCGGCGGAGTCGGCCGACACCCGCGGGATGGGGACCCGCCACCGGGCGGCATTCGGCGTCGCGACCGAGACGGACGCGGCGGGGGTGGTGGTCTCCGAGGAGACCGGAAATGTCACCGTGTTCCAGGACCGGACCGCGAAGAAGGTGGAGACCGCGGACGAGCTGCGGGAGATCCTGACGCCGCTGCTCTTCCGGAAAGGGGATTCCGGTGAAGGCGCCTGATCTCCTGGGGATGCTCCGCGGATTCACCCGCCGGAACCTCGGGCTCAAGTTCCTGGCGCTCGCCCTTTCCGTCGCCGCCTGGTGGTTCGTCGCGGGGGAGACGAAGGTGCTGGTCGGGATGAACGTTCCGCTCGAGATCCGCGAGCTGCCGAAGGGGATGACCGTGAGCAACAAGGTGGAGCGGCAGGTCGAGGTGAGGCTCTCAGGTCCTTCTTCCCTGCTCTCCGCGCTCAAGGCGTCCGACCTCTCCGTCGGCGTGGAGCTGGCGAACGGGAGACCGGGGCGCCAGACGGTGACGCTCGACGACCGGTCGGTGAAGGCGCCGCCGGGGATCAAGATCCAGCGGATCTTCCCGTCGACGATCGAGGTCGTTCTCGAGCGGACGGAACGGAGGGCGGTCCCGGTCTCCGCCCGGATCGCCGGAGGGGCCGCGGTCCGCCGTCGCATCGCGAAGGTGGAGGTCGATCCGCCGTCGGTGGAGATCGAGGCGCTCCCGGAGGAGTTTACCCGCATGCCGGTGGTCTACACGGAGGAGGTCGTTCCGGACCGGTCGGAAGGCGTGTACAGCGCGATCGCACGGGTGGAAACGCGCGAAGCGCATGCTAAGATCGTCGGAAATCCGAACGTTCGCGTGAGGATCCAGTTCCGCAGGTAAGGGGGGAGGGGACGTGCCCAGGAAGCTGTTCGGCACCGACGGGGTGCGGGGAGTCGCCAACACGGACCCGATGACGGTGGAGACCGCCACCGCCCTCGGCCAGGCGGCGGCCCACATTTTCCGGAACCGCAGCGGGGGGCGGCACAAGGTCGTGATCGGCAAGGACACCCGCCTCTCCGGGTACATGTTCGAGACGGCGCTTTCCGCCGGGATCTGCGCGATGGGCGGAGACGTCCTGCTCGTGGGGCCGATGCCCACTCCCGGAATCGCCTTCCTGACCCGGTCGATGCGCGCCGACGCCGGCGTGGTGATCTCCGCCTCCCACAACCCGTACCAGGACAACGGGATCAAGTTCTTCGGCCGCGACGGATTCAAGCTCCCCGAC harbors:
- a CDS encoding YbbR-like domain-containing protein, with translation MKAPDLLGMLRGFTRRNLGLKFLALALSVAAWWFVAGETKVLVGMNVPLEIRELPKGMTVSNKVERQVEVRLSGPSSLLSALKASDLSVGVELANGRPGRQTVTLDDRSVKAPPGIKIQRIFPSTIEVVLERTERRAVPVSARIAGGAAVRRRIAKVEVDPPSVEIEALPEEFTRMPVVYTEEVVPDRSEGVYSAIARVETREAHAKIVGNPNVRVRIQFRR